The Astatotilapia calliptera chromosome 17, fAstCal1.2, whole genome shotgun sequence genome has a segment encoding these proteins:
- the LOC113008813 gene encoding protein NLRC3-like, whose protein sequence is MKRRISRDVPLAFSADAVLQEVLDEHKISLRRRCERVTEGTDETGSRTLLNRIYTELYITEGQSEEVHTQHEVRQLETASKILYDTPIRCQDIFKALPEQQRPIRVVLTNGVAGVGKTFLVQKFALDWAKGLENQDISVVILLSFRELNLIRDEQYSLLELLHVFHPALQKVKAEKLAVCKLLLIFDGLDESRLSLDFTNRKLMSDITQKSSVIGLLTNLFKRNLLPSALIWITSRPAASNQIPPIYVDRVTEVQGFTDAQKEEYFRRRFSDEELSSGIISHMRASRSVHIMCRIPVFCWITATVLEHMTTEQRGELPKTLTDMYSHFLLVQTKRKKNKYLEGHETSPQELMQADREVLLKLGRLAFEHLEKGNILFYQEDLELCGLDVTETLVYSGVCTEIVKRECVIFQKSVYSFVHLSIQEFLAAVYMFHCHTERKTQVVEDFLINIFPHLFGDDYDDDDMKSSSLDVFLWRIMEKSLQSKNGHLDLFVRFLHGLSLESTQTLLRGLLGQTENKPEIIQRVIKNLKKMNSYEISPDRSINIFHCLMEMNDLSVHQEIQEYLKSENRSKQKLSEIHCSGLAYMLEMSEGVLDELDLGKYNTSPEGQRRLIPAVRNCRKFRLSNCWLSTTHYEIVASALKSSPSHLTELDLSGNHLKDSALKQLCAALESSNCRLQTLRLKNCRLSEISCAALVSALKSNPSHLKHLDLSDNNLQDSGIIQLCGFLESPKCTLETLILESCNLSNTSCATLVSALKANPSHLTHLDLSKNNLHDSDKKQLSDLVKLQFIKTN, encoded by the exons CAGATGCTGTCCTGCAGGAGGTATTAGATGAACATAAGATCAGTCTGAGGAGGAGATGTGAACGTGTGACTGAAGGAActgatgaaacaggaagtagaaccctcctcaacaggatctacactgagctctacatcacagagggacagagtgaagaggttcatacccaacatgaggtgaggcagctggagacagcTTCCAAGATCCTTTATGACACTCCAATCAGGTGccaggacatctttaaagccttacCTGAACAACAGAGACCCATCAGAGTGGTTCTGACGAATGGCGTTGCTGGTGTTGGAAAGACTTTCTTAGTACAGAAGTTCGCTCTGGACTGGGCCAAAGGTTTGGAGAACCAAGACATCAGTGTGGTGattctgctttcattcagggaGCTGAACCTGATCAGAGATGAGCAGTACAGTCTTCTGGAGCTGCTCCATGTTTTCCATCCAGCATTGCAGAAGGTCAAAGCAGAGAAGCTCGCTGTCTGTAAACTTTTGCTCATCTTTGACggcctggatgaaagcagactttcattggatttcaccaacaggaagctCATGTCTGATATCACACAGAAGTCATCAGTTATTGGGCTGCTGACAAACCTCTTCAAGAGGAATCTGCTTCCCTCCGCTCTCATCTGGATAACTTCCCGACCTGCAGCatccaatcagatccctcccaTATATGTTGACAGGGTAACAGAAGTACAAGGCTTCACTGAcgcccagaaggaggagtacttcaggaggagattcagtgatgaagagctgtccAGCGGAATCATCTCACATATGAGGGCATCCAGGAGCGTCCACATCATGTGTAgaatcccagtcttctgctggatcactgctacagttctggagcacatgaccacagagcagagaggagagctgcccaagaccctgactgacatgtactcacacttcctgctggttcagacaaagaggaagaagaacaagtaCCTCGAGGGACATGAGACGAGTCCACAGGAGCTGATGCAGGCTGACAGGGAAGTTCTCCTGAAGTTGGGGAGGCTGGCCTTTGAACATCTGGAGAAAGGAAACATCCTGTTCTACCAAGAAGACCTGGAACTGTGCGGTCTGGATGTCACAGAGACCTTAGTGTACTCAGGTGTTTGTACAGAGATCGTCAaaagagagtgtgtgatctTCCAGAAATCGGTCTACTCCTTTGTTCATCTGagcattcaggagtttctggctgctgtctACATGTTCCACTGTCACACTGAAAGGAAGACACAGGTGGTGGAGGACTTCCTGATAAATATTTTTCCTCATTTATTCggtgatgattatgatgatgatgacatgaAAAGCTCCTCTTTGGATGTGTTTCTCTGGAGAATCATGGAAAAATCCCTCCAAAGTAAAAATGGCCACCTTGACCTCTTTGTTCGTTTCCTTCATGGCCTCTCTCTGGAGTCCACCCAGACACTGCTACGAGGCCTCTTGGGTCAGACAGAGAACAAACCAGAAATCATCCAGAGAGTCATCAAGAAcctcaaaaaaatgaatagtTATGAAATCTCTCCTGACAGGAGCATAAACATTTTCCACTGTCTGATGGAGATGAATGACCTCTCAGTGCATCAGGAGATCCAAGAGTACCTGAAGTCAGAAAACAGATCAAAGCAGAAACTCTCTGAGATCCACTGCTCAGGCCTGGCCTACATGCTGGAGATGTCCGAAGGGGTTCTGGATGAGTTGGACCTTGGGAAATACAACACATCACCCGAGGGACAGCGGAGATTGATTCCAGCTGTGAGGAATTGCAGAAAGTTTCG ACTTTCTAACTGTTGGCTCTCAACAACTCACTATGAAATtgtggcctcagctctgaagtCCAGCCCTTCCCATCTGACAGAGCTGGATCTGAGTGGAAACCACCTGAAGGATTCAGCATTGAAGCAGCTATGTGCTGCTCTGGAGAGTTCAAACTGTAGACTGCAGACTCTAAG ATTGAAAAACTGCAggttgtcagagatcagctgtgctgCTCTAGTCTCTGCtttgaagtccaacccctctcACTTGAAACATCTAGACCTGAGTGACAACAATCTGCAGGATTCAGGGATCATACAGCTCTGTGGTTTTCTGGAGAGTCCAAAGTGTACACTTGAGACTCTGAT ATTGGAGAGCTGTAATTTATCAAATACCAGCTGTGCTACTCTGGTCTCTGCTCTGAAGGCCAACCCTTCTCACCTGACACATCTAGACCTGAGTAAAAACAACCTGCATGATTCAGATAAgaagcagctgtctgatctCGTGAAACTACAGTTTATTAAG ACCAACTGA